Proteins encoded in a region of the Triticum dicoccoides isolate Atlit2015 ecotype Zavitan chromosome 3A, WEW_v2.0, whole genome shotgun sequence genome:
- the LOC119268173 gene encoding uncharacterized protein LOC119268173 isoform X5: MRIPQFPILSPQHDATHTSPLSGTLAMLPALAAASPTLQTSRPVSRLRRNHRHHHGVHLHLHHRFPPLAADGGGRGRFLLVGTYAASDGSAGQIHFACFYWDVGSPESMANSGSAYVGLFVRMLGLDNDTHDREHAICTLWHYSLGGQKCIDEIMQFPGCISLIISLLKSESACACEAAAGLVHNITSVKLYRDVAIESGAMEEIFSCIRKSTITPEIKEQCLCTIWNFSVDENLRYKLLGSDMLTPIVRFLDDEDIKVKEVAASITSYLTLSHSYHGALVEAGVIPKLVHLLQTKDDDYKSIRKEARRSLVELSTDDSYHALIVGQGLVRIPLVGSSAYKAFRPQPHSWPSFPDGSEIQRSSRPSKYGATELLLGLILNEKKAEPDEAKINAMIGRSNQQFLARVGAIEFDYEGKEQSGSQRNDHHTILPWIDGVARLVLIIGLQDVSAIAKAAHAIGDASVNEHMRTSFMEAGAVKSLLQLLMHNDVPVREASAYALEKLSVSSEVCEKIRVEDGRELLVNVLKDSDTPVEQLEKIIHILSRILDMEVSMITAPDYYASTGSEDIADDEKCSQGNVDGVKEYYFDGSCTFAGEEVFSLEKLESMS, translated from the exons ATGCGCATTCCCCAATTCCCAATCCTATCGCCACAACACGACGCGACGCACACTTCTCCACTCTCTGGAACTCTCGCCATGCTTCCGGctctcgccgccgcctcgccgacgcTGCAAACCTCTCGCCCGGTCTCCCGCCTCCGGCGCAACCACCGACACCATCACGGTGTTCATCTTCACCTCCACCACCGCTTCCCTCCCTTAGCCGCCGACGGCGGGGGTCGCGGTCGCTTTCTCCTGGTCGGCACATACGCCGCTTCTGATGGTAGCGCAGGACAG ATACATTTTGCTTGCTTCTATTGGGATGTTGGTAGTCCCGAGAGCATGGCAAATTCAGGATCTGCATATGTTGGTCTCTTTGTCCGAATGCTTGGCTTGGATAATGACACTCATGATAGGGAACATGCTATTTGCACACTCTGGCATTACTCCCTTGGTGGACAGAAGTGCATCGATGAGATAATGCAGTTCCCAGGttgcatcagcctcatcatcagccTCCTAAAGTCAGAGTCTGCTTGTGCTTGTGAAGCAGCGGCAGGCCTTGTGCATAATATAACTTCAGTGAAGTTATACAGGGATGTGGCAATTGAGAGTGGAGCAATGGAAGAAATCTTTAGCTGTATCCGTAAATCCACGATAACCCCAGAG ATAAAGGAGCAGTGTTTGTGTACCATTTGGAACTTCTCTGTTGACGAAAATTTGAGATACAAGCTTTTGGGGAGTGATATGCTAACACCAATAGTTAGGTTCCTAGATGATGAAGACATAAAAGTGAAAGAAGTTGCTGCTAGTATCACATCATATTTAACTTTAAGTCATTCTTATCATGGAGCTCTGGTCGAAGCTGGTGTAATTCCAAAACTG GTTCATCTTCTGCAAACCAAAGACGATGATTATAAAAGTATCAGAAAGGAAGCTAGAAGGTCGCTCGTGGAACTATCCACGGATGATAGTTACCATGCCCTTATAGTGGGTCAGGGTCTAGTCCGGATTCCTCTGGTTGGCTCATCCGCTTATAAAGCCTTCAGACCTCAACCTCATTCATGGCCCTCTTTTCCTGATGGCTCGGAAATTCAACGGAGTTCTCGGCCTTCAAAATATggtgcaactgaattgcttcttggCCTGATTCTAAATGAGAAGAAAGCAGAGCCAGATGAAGCTAAAATTAATGCTATGATAGGGCGTTCTAATCAGCAATTTCTTGCACGCGTTGGAGCTATTGAGTTTGATTATGAAGGGAAAGAACAATCTGGATCTCAAAGGAATGATCACCACACCATCTTACCTTGGATAGATGGTGTTGCACGGCTAGTTTTAATAATTGGTCTCCAAGATGTCTCTGCAATTGCAAAGGCTGCTCATGCAATCGGTGATGCATCAGTAAATGAACACATGCGCACTTCATTCATGGAAGCTGGGGCTGTGAAATCTTTACTTCAGTTGCTGATGCATAATGATGTACCTGTCAGAGAAGCGAGTGCTTATGCATTGGAAAAACTAAGTGTCAG TTCCGAAGTTTGTGAGAAGATCAGAGTAGAAGATGGCCGAGAGCTGCTTGTAAATGTACTGAAGGATTCAGATACCCCAGTAGAACAATTGGAGAAG ATAATCCATATACTTTCTCGAATACTTGATATGGAGGTCAGCATGATTACTGCG CCTGATTACTATGCTAGTACTGGGTCTGAGGATATAGCGGACGATGAGAAGTGCAGTCAAGGTAATGTAGATG GAGTAAAAGAATATTATTTTGATGGGAGTTGTACTTTTGCTGGTGAAGAAGTCTTCTCCTTGGAAAAGCTTGAATCCATGTCATAG
- the LOC119268173 gene encoding uncharacterized protein LOC119268173 isoform X10 — MRIPQFPILSPQHDATHTSPLSGTLAMLPALAAASPTLQTSRPVSRLRRNHRHHHGVHLHLHHRFPPLAADGGGRGRFLLVGTYAASDGSAGQIKEQCLCTIWNFSVDENLRYKLLGSDMLTPIVRFLDDEDIKVKEVAASITSYLTLSHSYHGALVEAGVIPKLVHLLQTKDDDYKSIRKEARRSLVELSTDDSYHALIVGQGLVRIPLVGSSAYKAFRPQPHSWPSFPDGSEIQRSSRPSKYGATELLLGLILNEKKAEPDEAKINAMIGRSNQQFLARVGAIEFDYEGKEQSGSQRNDHHTILPWIDGVARLVLIIGLQDVSAIAKAAHAIGDASVNEHMRTSFMEAGAVKSLLQLLMHNDVPVREASAYALEKLSVSSEVCEKIRVEDGRELLVNVLKDSDTPVEQLEKIIHILSRILDMEVSMITAPDYYASTGSEDIADDEKCSQGNVDGELNGTSQNLLKQDELDSCSDSIFDLDVISRLIKVLKNHLQACKKNVLLSWSI, encoded by the exons ATGCGCATTCCCCAATTCCCAATCCTATCGCCACAACACGACGCGACGCACACTTCTCCACTCTCTGGAACTCTCGCCATGCTTCCGGctctcgccgccgcctcgccgacgcTGCAAACCTCTCGCCCGGTCTCCCGCCTCCGGCGCAACCACCGACACCATCACGGTGTTCATCTTCACCTCCACCACCGCTTCCCTCCCTTAGCCGCCGACGGCGGGGGTCGCGGTCGCTTTCTCCTGGTCGGCACATACGCCGCTTCTGATGGTAGCGCAGGACAG ATAAAGGAGCAGTGTTTGTGTACCATTTGGAACTTCTCTGTTGACGAAAATTTGAGATACAAGCTTTTGGGGAGTGATATGCTAACACCAATAGTTAGGTTCCTAGATGATGAAGACATAAAAGTGAAAGAAGTTGCTGCTAGTATCACATCATATTTAACTTTAAGTCATTCTTATCATGGAGCTCTGGTCGAAGCTGGTGTAATTCCAAAACTG GTTCATCTTCTGCAAACCAAAGACGATGATTATAAAAGTATCAGAAAGGAAGCTAGAAGGTCGCTCGTGGAACTATCCACGGATGATAGTTACCATGCCCTTATAGTGGGTCAGGGTCTAGTCCGGATTCCTCTGGTTGGCTCATCCGCTTATAAAGCCTTCAGACCTCAACCTCATTCATGGCCCTCTTTTCCTGATGGCTCGGAAATTCAACGGAGTTCTCGGCCTTCAAAATATggtgcaactgaattgcttcttggCCTGATTCTAAATGAGAAGAAAGCAGAGCCAGATGAAGCTAAAATTAATGCTATGATAGGGCGTTCTAATCAGCAATTTCTTGCACGCGTTGGAGCTATTGAGTTTGATTATGAAGGGAAAGAACAATCTGGATCTCAAAGGAATGATCACCACACCATCTTACCTTGGATAGATGGTGTTGCACGGCTAGTTTTAATAATTGGTCTCCAAGATGTCTCTGCAATTGCAAAGGCTGCTCATGCAATCGGTGATGCATCAGTAAATGAACACATGCGCACTTCATTCATGGAAGCTGGGGCTGTGAAATCTTTACTTCAGTTGCTGATGCATAATGATGTACCTGTCAGAGAAGCGAGTGCTTATGCATTGGAAAAACTAAGTGTCAG TTCCGAAGTTTGTGAGAAGATCAGAGTAGAAGATGGCCGAGAGCTGCTTGTAAATGTACTGAAGGATTCAGATACCCCAGTAGAACAATTGGAGAAG ATAATCCATATACTTTCTCGAATACTTGATATGGAGGTCAGCATGATTACTGCG CCTGATTACTATGCTAGTACTGGGTCTGAGGATATAGCGGACGATGAGAAGTGCAGTCAAGGTAATGTAGATGGTGAGCTCAATGGAACGTCCCAAAATTTATTGAAACAAGACGAGTTGGATAG
- the LOC119268173 gene encoding uncharacterized protein LOC119268173 isoform X8 translates to MRIPQFPILSPQHDATHTSPLSGTLAMLPALAAASPTLQTSRPVSRLRRNHRHHHGVHLHLHHRFPPLAADGGGRGRFLLVGTYAASDGSAGQIHFACFYWDVGSPESMANSGSAYVGLFVRMLGLDNDTHDREHAICTLWHYSLGGQKCIDEIMQFPGCISLIISLLKSESACACEAAAGLVHNITSVKLYRDVAIESGAMEEIFSCIRKSTITPEIKEQCLCTIWNFSVDENLRYKLLGSDMLTPIVRFLDDEDIKVKEVAASITSYLTLSHSYHGALVEAGVIPKLVHLLQTKDDDYKSIRKEARRSLVELSTDDSYHALIVGQGLVRIPLVGSSAYKAFRPQPHSWPSFPDGSEIQRSSRPSKYGATELLLGLILNEKKAEPDEAKINAMIGRSNQQFLARVGAIEFDYEGKEQSGSQRNDHHTILPWIDGVARLVLIIGLQDVSAIAKAAHAIGDASVNEHMRTSFMEAGAVKSLLQLLMHNDVPVREASAYALEKLSVSSEVCEKIRVEDGRELLVNVLKDSDTPVEQLEKIIHILSRILDMEPDYYASTGSEDIADDEKCSQGVKEYYFDGSCTFAGEEVFSLEKLESMS, encoded by the exons ATGCGCATTCCCCAATTCCCAATCCTATCGCCACAACACGACGCGACGCACACTTCTCCACTCTCTGGAACTCTCGCCATGCTTCCGGctctcgccgccgcctcgccgacgcTGCAAACCTCTCGCCCGGTCTCCCGCCTCCGGCGCAACCACCGACACCATCACGGTGTTCATCTTCACCTCCACCACCGCTTCCCTCCCTTAGCCGCCGACGGCGGGGGTCGCGGTCGCTTTCTCCTGGTCGGCACATACGCCGCTTCTGATGGTAGCGCAGGACAG ATACATTTTGCTTGCTTCTATTGGGATGTTGGTAGTCCCGAGAGCATGGCAAATTCAGGATCTGCATATGTTGGTCTCTTTGTCCGAATGCTTGGCTTGGATAATGACACTCATGATAGGGAACATGCTATTTGCACACTCTGGCATTACTCCCTTGGTGGACAGAAGTGCATCGATGAGATAATGCAGTTCCCAGGttgcatcagcctcatcatcagccTCCTAAAGTCAGAGTCTGCTTGTGCTTGTGAAGCAGCGGCAGGCCTTGTGCATAATATAACTTCAGTGAAGTTATACAGGGATGTGGCAATTGAGAGTGGAGCAATGGAAGAAATCTTTAGCTGTATCCGTAAATCCACGATAACCCCAGAG ATAAAGGAGCAGTGTTTGTGTACCATTTGGAACTTCTCTGTTGACGAAAATTTGAGATACAAGCTTTTGGGGAGTGATATGCTAACACCAATAGTTAGGTTCCTAGATGATGAAGACATAAAAGTGAAAGAAGTTGCTGCTAGTATCACATCATATTTAACTTTAAGTCATTCTTATCATGGAGCTCTGGTCGAAGCTGGTGTAATTCCAAAACTG GTTCATCTTCTGCAAACCAAAGACGATGATTATAAAAGTATCAGAAAGGAAGCTAGAAGGTCGCTCGTGGAACTATCCACGGATGATAGTTACCATGCCCTTATAGTGGGTCAGGGTCTAGTCCGGATTCCTCTGGTTGGCTCATCCGCTTATAAAGCCTTCAGACCTCAACCTCATTCATGGCCCTCTTTTCCTGATGGCTCGGAAATTCAACGGAGTTCTCGGCCTTCAAAATATggtgcaactgaattgcttcttggCCTGATTCTAAATGAGAAGAAAGCAGAGCCAGATGAAGCTAAAATTAATGCTATGATAGGGCGTTCTAATCAGCAATTTCTTGCACGCGTTGGAGCTATTGAGTTTGATTATGAAGGGAAAGAACAATCTGGATCTCAAAGGAATGATCACCACACCATCTTACCTTGGATAGATGGTGTTGCACGGCTAGTTTTAATAATTGGTCTCCAAGATGTCTCTGCAATTGCAAAGGCTGCTCATGCAATCGGTGATGCATCAGTAAATGAACACATGCGCACTTCATTCATGGAAGCTGGGGCTGTGAAATCTTTACTTCAGTTGCTGATGCATAATGATGTACCTGTCAGAGAAGCGAGTGCTTATGCATTGGAAAAACTAAGTGTCAG TTCCGAAGTTTGTGAGAAGATCAGAGTAGAAGATGGCCGAGAGCTGCTTGTAAATGTACTGAAGGATTCAGATACCCCAGTAGAACAATTGGAGAAG ATAATCCATATACTTTCTCGAATACTTGATATGGAG CCTGATTACTATGCTAGTACTGGGTCTGAGGATATAGCGGACGATGAGAAGTGCAGTCAAG GAGTAAAAGAATATTATTTTGATGGGAGTTGTACTTTTGCTGGTGAAGAAGTCTTCTCCTTGGAAAAGCTTGAATCCATGTCATAG
- the LOC119268173 gene encoding uncharacterized protein LOC119268173 isoform X6 has protein sequence MRIPQFPILSPQHDATHTSPLSGTLAMLPALAAASPTLQTSRPVSRLRRNHRHHHGVHLHLHHRFPPLAADGGGRGRFLLVGTYAASDGSAGQIHFACFYWDVGSPESMANSGSAYVGLFVRMLGLDNDTHDREHAICTLWHYSLGGQKCIDEIMQFPGCISLIISLLKSESACACEAAAGLVHNITSVKLYRDVAIESGAMEEIFSCIRKSTITPEIKEQCLCTIWNFSVDENLRYKLLGSDMLTPIVRFLDDEDIKVKEVAASITSYLTLSHSYHGALVEAGVIPKLVHLLQTKDDDYKSIRKEARRSLVELSTDDSYHALIVGQGLVRIPLVGSSAYKAFRPQPHSWPSFPDGSEIQRSSRPSKYGATELLLGLILNEKKAEPDEAKINAMIGRSNQQFLARVGAIEFDYEGKEQSGSQRNDHHTILPWIDGVARLVLIIGLQDVSAIAKAAHAIGDASVNEHMRTSFMEAGAVKSLLQLLMHNDVPVREASAYALEKLSVSSEVCEKIRVEDGRELLVNVLKDSDTPVEQLEKIIHILSRILDMEVSMITAPDYYASTGSEDIADDEKCSQGNVDGELNGTSQNLLKQDELDRSKRILF, from the exons ATGCGCATTCCCCAATTCCCAATCCTATCGCCACAACACGACGCGACGCACACTTCTCCACTCTCTGGAACTCTCGCCATGCTTCCGGctctcgccgccgcctcgccgacgcTGCAAACCTCTCGCCCGGTCTCCCGCCTCCGGCGCAACCACCGACACCATCACGGTGTTCATCTTCACCTCCACCACCGCTTCCCTCCCTTAGCCGCCGACGGCGGGGGTCGCGGTCGCTTTCTCCTGGTCGGCACATACGCCGCTTCTGATGGTAGCGCAGGACAG ATACATTTTGCTTGCTTCTATTGGGATGTTGGTAGTCCCGAGAGCATGGCAAATTCAGGATCTGCATATGTTGGTCTCTTTGTCCGAATGCTTGGCTTGGATAATGACACTCATGATAGGGAACATGCTATTTGCACACTCTGGCATTACTCCCTTGGTGGACAGAAGTGCATCGATGAGATAATGCAGTTCCCAGGttgcatcagcctcatcatcagccTCCTAAAGTCAGAGTCTGCTTGTGCTTGTGAAGCAGCGGCAGGCCTTGTGCATAATATAACTTCAGTGAAGTTATACAGGGATGTGGCAATTGAGAGTGGAGCAATGGAAGAAATCTTTAGCTGTATCCGTAAATCCACGATAACCCCAGAG ATAAAGGAGCAGTGTTTGTGTACCATTTGGAACTTCTCTGTTGACGAAAATTTGAGATACAAGCTTTTGGGGAGTGATATGCTAACACCAATAGTTAGGTTCCTAGATGATGAAGACATAAAAGTGAAAGAAGTTGCTGCTAGTATCACATCATATTTAACTTTAAGTCATTCTTATCATGGAGCTCTGGTCGAAGCTGGTGTAATTCCAAAACTG GTTCATCTTCTGCAAACCAAAGACGATGATTATAAAAGTATCAGAAAGGAAGCTAGAAGGTCGCTCGTGGAACTATCCACGGATGATAGTTACCATGCCCTTATAGTGGGTCAGGGTCTAGTCCGGATTCCTCTGGTTGGCTCATCCGCTTATAAAGCCTTCAGACCTCAACCTCATTCATGGCCCTCTTTTCCTGATGGCTCGGAAATTCAACGGAGTTCTCGGCCTTCAAAATATggtgcaactgaattgcttcttggCCTGATTCTAAATGAGAAGAAAGCAGAGCCAGATGAAGCTAAAATTAATGCTATGATAGGGCGTTCTAATCAGCAATTTCTTGCACGCGTTGGAGCTATTGAGTTTGATTATGAAGGGAAAGAACAATCTGGATCTCAAAGGAATGATCACCACACCATCTTACCTTGGATAGATGGTGTTGCACGGCTAGTTTTAATAATTGGTCTCCAAGATGTCTCTGCAATTGCAAAGGCTGCTCATGCAATCGGTGATGCATCAGTAAATGAACACATGCGCACTTCATTCATGGAAGCTGGGGCTGTGAAATCTTTACTTCAGTTGCTGATGCATAATGATGTACCTGTCAGAGAAGCGAGTGCTTATGCATTGGAAAAACTAAGTGTCAG TTCCGAAGTTTGTGAGAAGATCAGAGTAGAAGATGGCCGAGAGCTGCTTGTAAATGTACTGAAGGATTCAGATACCCCAGTAGAACAATTGGAGAAG ATAATCCATATACTTTCTCGAATACTTGATATGGAGGTCAGCATGATTACTGCG CCTGATTACTATGCTAGTACTGGGTCTGAGGATATAGCGGACGATGAGAAGTGCAGTCAAGGTAATGTAGATGGTGAGCTCAATGGAACGTCCCAAAATTTATTGAAACAAGACGAGTTGGATAG GAGTAAAAGAATATTATTTTGA
- the LOC119268173 gene encoding uncharacterized protein LOC119268173 isoform X3 has protein sequence MRIPQFPILSPQHDATHTSPLSGTLAMLPALAAASPTLQTSRPVSRLRRNHRHHHGVHLHLHHRFPPLAADGGGRGRFLLVGTYAASDGSAGQDVGSPESMANSGSAYVGLFVRMLGLDNDTHDREHAICTLWHYSLGGQKCIDEIMQFPGCISLIISLLKSESACACEAAAGLVHNITSVKLYRDVAIESGAMEEIFSCIRKSTITPEIKEQCLCTIWNFSVDENLRYKLLGSDMLTPIVRFLDDEDIKVKEVAASITSYLTLSHSYHGALVEAGVIPKLVHLLQTKDDDYKSIRKEARRSLVELSTDDSYHALIVGQGLVRIPLVGSSAYKAFRPQPHSWPSFPDGSEIQRSSRPSKYGATELLLGLILNEKKAEPDEAKINAMIGRSNQQFLARVGAIEFDYEGKEQSGSQRNDHHTILPWIDGVARLVLIIGLQDVSAIAKAAHAIGDASVNEHMRTSFMEAGAVKSLLQLLMHNDVPVREASAYALEKLSVSSEVCEKIRVEDGRELLVNVLKDSDTPVEQLEKIIHILSRILDMEVSMITAPDYYASTGSEDIADDEKCSQGNVDGELNGTSQNLLKQDELDSCSDSIFDLDVISRLIKVLKNHLQACKKNVLLSWSI, from the exons ATGCGCATTCCCCAATTCCCAATCCTATCGCCACAACACGACGCGACGCACACTTCTCCACTCTCTGGAACTCTCGCCATGCTTCCGGctctcgccgccgcctcgccgacgcTGCAAACCTCTCGCCCGGTCTCCCGCCTCCGGCGCAACCACCGACACCATCACGGTGTTCATCTTCACCTCCACCACCGCTTCCCTCCCTTAGCCGCCGACGGCGGGGGTCGCGGTCGCTTTCTCCTGGTCGGCACATACGCCGCTTCTGATGGTAGCGCAGGACAG GATGTTGGTAGTCCCGAGAGCATGGCAAATTCAGGATCTGCATATGTTGGTCTCTTTGTCCGAATGCTTGGCTTGGATAATGACACTCATGATAGGGAACATGCTATTTGCACACTCTGGCATTACTCCCTTGGTGGACAGAAGTGCATCGATGAGATAATGCAGTTCCCAGGttgcatcagcctcatcatcagccTCCTAAAGTCAGAGTCTGCTTGTGCTTGTGAAGCAGCGGCAGGCCTTGTGCATAATATAACTTCAGTGAAGTTATACAGGGATGTGGCAATTGAGAGTGGAGCAATGGAAGAAATCTTTAGCTGTATCCGTAAATCCACGATAACCCCAGAG ATAAAGGAGCAGTGTTTGTGTACCATTTGGAACTTCTCTGTTGACGAAAATTTGAGATACAAGCTTTTGGGGAGTGATATGCTAACACCAATAGTTAGGTTCCTAGATGATGAAGACATAAAAGTGAAAGAAGTTGCTGCTAGTATCACATCATATTTAACTTTAAGTCATTCTTATCATGGAGCTCTGGTCGAAGCTGGTGTAATTCCAAAACTG GTTCATCTTCTGCAAACCAAAGACGATGATTATAAAAGTATCAGAAAGGAAGCTAGAAGGTCGCTCGTGGAACTATCCACGGATGATAGTTACCATGCCCTTATAGTGGGTCAGGGTCTAGTCCGGATTCCTCTGGTTGGCTCATCCGCTTATAAAGCCTTCAGACCTCAACCTCATTCATGGCCCTCTTTTCCTGATGGCTCGGAAATTCAACGGAGTTCTCGGCCTTCAAAATATggtgcaactgaattgcttcttggCCTGATTCTAAATGAGAAGAAAGCAGAGCCAGATGAAGCTAAAATTAATGCTATGATAGGGCGTTCTAATCAGCAATTTCTTGCACGCGTTGGAGCTATTGAGTTTGATTATGAAGGGAAAGAACAATCTGGATCTCAAAGGAATGATCACCACACCATCTTACCTTGGATAGATGGTGTTGCACGGCTAGTTTTAATAATTGGTCTCCAAGATGTCTCTGCAATTGCAAAGGCTGCTCATGCAATCGGTGATGCATCAGTAAATGAACACATGCGCACTTCATTCATGGAAGCTGGGGCTGTGAAATCTTTACTTCAGTTGCTGATGCATAATGATGTACCTGTCAGAGAAGCGAGTGCTTATGCATTGGAAAAACTAAGTGTCAG TTCCGAAGTTTGTGAGAAGATCAGAGTAGAAGATGGCCGAGAGCTGCTTGTAAATGTACTGAAGGATTCAGATACCCCAGTAGAACAATTGGAGAAG ATAATCCATATACTTTCTCGAATACTTGATATGGAGGTCAGCATGATTACTGCG CCTGATTACTATGCTAGTACTGGGTCTGAGGATATAGCGGACGATGAGAAGTGCAGTCAAGGTAATGTAGATGGTGAGCTCAATGGAACGTCCCAAAATTTATTGAAACAAGACGAGTTGGATAG
- the LOC119268173 gene encoding uncharacterized protein LOC119268173 isoform X7: MRIPQFPILSPQHDATHTSPLSGTLAMLPALAAASPTLQTSRPVSRLRRNHRHHHGVHLHLHHRFPPLAADGGGRGRFLLVGTYAASDGSAGQIHFACFYWDVGSPESMANSGSAYVGLFVRMLGLDNDTHDREHAICTLWHYSLGGQKCIDEIMQFPGCISLIISLLKSESACACEAAAGLVHNITSVKLYRDVAIESGAMEEIFSCIRKSTITPEIKEQCLCTIWNFSVDENLRYKLLGSDMLTPIVRFLDDEDIKVKEVAASITSYLTLSHSYHGALVEAGVIPKLVHLLQTKDDDYKSIRKEARRSLVELSTDDSYHALIVGQGLVRIPLVGSSAYKAFRPQPHSWPSFPDGSEIQRSSRPSKYGATELLLGLILNEKKAEPDEAKINAMIGRSNQQFLARVGAIEFDYEGKEQSGSQRNDHHTILPWIDGVARLVLIIGLQDVSAIAKAAHAIGDASVNEHMRTSFMEAGAVKSLLQLLMHNDVPVREASAYALEKLSVSSEVCEKIRVEDGRELLVNVLKDSDTPVEQLEKIIHILSRILDMEVSMITAPDYYASTGSEDIADDEKCSQGVKEYYFDGSCTFAGEEVFSLEKLESMS; this comes from the exons ATGCGCATTCCCCAATTCCCAATCCTATCGCCACAACACGACGCGACGCACACTTCTCCACTCTCTGGAACTCTCGCCATGCTTCCGGctctcgccgccgcctcgccgacgcTGCAAACCTCTCGCCCGGTCTCCCGCCTCCGGCGCAACCACCGACACCATCACGGTGTTCATCTTCACCTCCACCACCGCTTCCCTCCCTTAGCCGCCGACGGCGGGGGTCGCGGTCGCTTTCTCCTGGTCGGCACATACGCCGCTTCTGATGGTAGCGCAGGACAG ATACATTTTGCTTGCTTCTATTGGGATGTTGGTAGTCCCGAGAGCATGGCAAATTCAGGATCTGCATATGTTGGTCTCTTTGTCCGAATGCTTGGCTTGGATAATGACACTCATGATAGGGAACATGCTATTTGCACACTCTGGCATTACTCCCTTGGTGGACAGAAGTGCATCGATGAGATAATGCAGTTCCCAGGttgcatcagcctcatcatcagccTCCTAAAGTCAGAGTCTGCTTGTGCTTGTGAAGCAGCGGCAGGCCTTGTGCATAATATAACTTCAGTGAAGTTATACAGGGATGTGGCAATTGAGAGTGGAGCAATGGAAGAAATCTTTAGCTGTATCCGTAAATCCACGATAACCCCAGAG ATAAAGGAGCAGTGTTTGTGTACCATTTGGAACTTCTCTGTTGACGAAAATTTGAGATACAAGCTTTTGGGGAGTGATATGCTAACACCAATAGTTAGGTTCCTAGATGATGAAGACATAAAAGTGAAAGAAGTTGCTGCTAGTATCACATCATATTTAACTTTAAGTCATTCTTATCATGGAGCTCTGGTCGAAGCTGGTGTAATTCCAAAACTG GTTCATCTTCTGCAAACCAAAGACGATGATTATAAAAGTATCAGAAAGGAAGCTAGAAGGTCGCTCGTGGAACTATCCACGGATGATAGTTACCATGCCCTTATAGTGGGTCAGGGTCTAGTCCGGATTCCTCTGGTTGGCTCATCCGCTTATAAAGCCTTCAGACCTCAACCTCATTCATGGCCCTCTTTTCCTGATGGCTCGGAAATTCAACGGAGTTCTCGGCCTTCAAAATATggtgcaactgaattgcttcttggCCTGATTCTAAATGAGAAGAAAGCAGAGCCAGATGAAGCTAAAATTAATGCTATGATAGGGCGTTCTAATCAGCAATTTCTTGCACGCGTTGGAGCTATTGAGTTTGATTATGAAGGGAAAGAACAATCTGGATCTCAAAGGAATGATCACCACACCATCTTACCTTGGATAGATGGTGTTGCACGGCTAGTTTTAATAATTGGTCTCCAAGATGTCTCTGCAATTGCAAAGGCTGCTCATGCAATCGGTGATGCATCAGTAAATGAACACATGCGCACTTCATTCATGGAAGCTGGGGCTGTGAAATCTTTACTTCAGTTGCTGATGCATAATGATGTACCTGTCAGAGAAGCGAGTGCTTATGCATTGGAAAAACTAAGTGTCAG TTCCGAAGTTTGTGAGAAGATCAGAGTAGAAGATGGCCGAGAGCTGCTTGTAAATGTACTGAAGGATTCAGATACCCCAGTAGAACAATTGGAGAAG ATAATCCATATACTTTCTCGAATACTTGATATGGAGGTCAGCATGATTACTGCG CCTGATTACTATGCTAGTACTGGGTCTGAGGATATAGCGGACGATGAGAAGTGCAGTCAAG GAGTAAAAGAATATTATTTTGATGGGAGTTGTACTTTTGCTGGTGAAGAAGTCTTCTCCTTGGAAAAGCTTGAATCCATGTCATAG